The Tachysurus vachellii isolate PV-2020 chromosome 21, HZAU_Pvac_v1, whole genome shotgun sequence region TTTTTTTTGCGTCTTTTTATTTGGCTTTGcgtcttttgtatttttttttcaccaaaatgtaaaatatgacccgtttgaatttaatttacatttgatCAATGTAATATAATTCGATCCCAATTCAAGAACATACACGAGGAAacaattatattatacaggCACACGTTTTATTTTGTCGGAAGCGTGAATTTTACCCGGAAGTTGTTAGCGGACGTCTTCACACcggaggaaattaaaaaaatggcaGAGCGCGGATATAGTTTCTCTCTCACTACATTTAGGTAAAGTGTTGGTTTGATTACGTTTTGTGGTTTGTACGCGTTTAAATTACGGTACCTGCGAGTGTAAAGGTGTAAGTACTCGTTGTGTGAGAGCCGTGTTGTGTTtatctgtgagtgagtgagtgagtgagagctgCTTTGTCACGCTATGAAGCTTCACACTAAATGACTAGAAACCGAAAGGAACCGAAATGGTGGATAAACcaaatattgtttataatattatatttattatagaatatttatttgCTATAAAAGCTTGTTGGTTTTATCTTCTGTTATGTTTCATAAACGTTAATAAggctaataaaaagaaaataatcaaattagcTACACTGGGGTTAAATGTGTGGCTTAaagtactatttatttatttatttatttaattccttccttcctggtgTGGAAACTGCTTTTCTCTCCGCAGCCCTTCTGGGAAACTGGTACAGATTGAATATGCCTTGGCAGCTGTGGCAGCTGGTGCACCTTCTGTAGGAATTAAAGGTAAGTAAATCATAATAAAGTTTACATTAATCAGTGGCCCTTTTGGCAGGATGTGACGTGTTGCACTCAGTACCCCTGGCTCCTGCATCACTTCattacatttgtacatttacagcatttagctgaCGCCCTTAATCCAGAGCGACTCACATTTTTTatctcaatttatacaactgagcaattgagggttaagggccttgctcaggggcccagcagtggcagcctggtggacgtgggaatcaaactaacaaccttccaattggtagtccagcaccttaaccactaggctaccaattAGGCTACCACTTCCTGCCTGACCAGGATAACATAGTTATGATTAAACATAATGCAGTGCAGATGCTGATGTCCAACTTTTCCCCACTCTTCAGCCTCCAATGGTGTTGTGCTGGCGACAGAGAAAAAGCAAAAATCTATCCTTTATGATGAGCAAAGTGTTCATAAAGTCGAACCGATAACTAAAAACATTGGCATGGTCTACAGTGGCATGGGTCCAGACTACAGGTATGCAGTAATtacagttctgtttattaaacacattatcagtttattaacagtgggggaaaaaataatttgcatatgtaaattatagttaatcagttttatttattactgtgttGTATGAGATATCTGGAGAGtaagagtggaaaaaaaaacattatctgTGTCTCAAAATCACGTGTCCTGCTCTTGAACTCCGgtattttcatgttttgtgttgtggtgttttcttGAAAGGGTTCTTGTCAGGAGAGCTAGGAAACTGGCTCAGCAGTACTTCCTGGTTTACCAAGAACCCATTCCTACAGGCCAGCTAGTGCAGAGGGTGGCATCGGTCATGCAGGAATATACACAGTCAGGGTAAGTTCAATGTGCTTCTTAAAATTAGTCAGTTTATTTAACGTGGATAATGGGGTGTGTTTCCCAGTTTTATGTGAATCAGCACTTCTACAAATGACTGGAGAGAATTGGTGAATTTTTACAcctgtttttattcttcttttttttttgacactgatgtatttgtgtatgtagaGGTGTACGTCCATTCGGAGTGTCCCTGCTCATCGCTGGTTGGGATGAGGACAGACCATATCTCTTTCAGTCAGATCCTTCAGTAAGACAAATAATATAaactgtttagttttatttttttttcattccataTTCTTCCAAAAGCATAACTTGAATCTGCTGTTCTCACAGGGTGCGTACTTTGCCTGGAAAGCCACAGCGATGGGAAAAAACTATGTGAACGGAAAAACATTTCTTGAAAAAAGGTAATAGGGCCAGTTAAGCTCATTTTGGATTTAACCACAAAATGTCCACTGTTTGGACCAAAACTATAGTGTGTGCTTACCATTAaaggtattaaaaaaataaaacaaaacaagaaaaaacagtAGGTCTTTGTATGGAATTAAAGTCCTGTGCTTCTTGCCGGGAGAGCACTCAAGCTTTTACTTCTGTTCTGTCTGAACAGGTGAAAACTTCAAGCCCAGAAAACTACAGAAAAGTCAATgggaaaaatattaataaaaaacacattcattatatTTCCTTTTTACTCAGTGTGATTAGGTTTTTTGTAAATGATAAAGTTTAAACAAAGTTTGTACAAACCGCTCCCTTATAATTGCTTAGATTacattaactgtaaaatatCACAATCTAAATTCATTGTGATTATTTCTCCAGTGTGTTGATTAAGTCACTTTCTCCAGTCACTTTCTCCAGTGTGTTGATTAAGTCACCTCGAGACACTGCAGAGGAAAAAACAAGAGGACCGCAGGAGATTGTACATACAGTGTATATCAGTGTAATCTATGTGTTACATGCATGAGCCAAATCCAGACATCCCCATGTTATCCTCTCTATCGCCGTGTTCTTGCGGAAAATGCAATTTAAAGAGGGAATATTCTTGTACAAAATAGTCACACGAAGAACTGTTGCCATTTCTTTCATTCCAGATACAACGAGGACCTGGAACTTGAGGATGCCATACACACAGCCATCTTGACCTTGAAGGTGTGTTACAGTTTGACTTTATATTTGCGGTTGTAACAAACATCACTGATCAAACTTCTAGTGCATTTACTTAATAGTTTATATACCATTCATGAGACTAATCTTTCTCGAGCATCAGTAAAGTAGAAATTCAGGAGCAGTTTATAATTCAGAGTTGGTTTCGAGCTCAACTCGGACACTTCAAGCATTTATTTGCATAATTTAAGATGGAGAAATTAAAATTTTGGTCcttttatttgtaatatcaAACCATTTATTCTCTCATGTCTGTTTCTACAGGAAAGTTttgaaggacagatgacagaagATAACATTGAAGTGGGCATCTGTAATGAAGCTGGATTTCGCAGACTTTCACCTGCTGAAGTGAAGGATTATCTTGCAGCGATTGCATAATTAAATGCAGCTATACAAacgtgctgttttttttccagccatTGTCTCTATAATTCTGAGTAacagcatttttattatttgtatatctACTCCTCTCCTTTGTACCAGAACAGACCATCAATAAATCGACTAAAACGACTGTATTGCTGCTTTGCTTCAGGAAAAATGCAGTAGGTGACAAACCATTTACAAAACAATTACAGCTATTGTGAAGATAAATGGCTCTTAATGGTAACctacaataacaaaaacagcagTATGCAGCACTTTCTTCACTAATAGACCTGGCTGCAACAAAAGCAAATTTAAAAATGAGCAATTTAACTTAAAGAATATAAATTAGAATTAACGAttacaaaataatacatttcatgACAAAAAATAGTCTCCAGTGGCTTCAAGGACGTTTTTCTTCGATTTAATGAAACCGTATACAGTAAGAAAATTATTTCCACTCGAGCAATACCCTCTATTGGGGTAGAGGCAGAATCCAAAATGTTCATGCATTGATTTCACTGATTATTATCCTGCACTTCAACAATCCTAACTCGTCTTCTACATTTCAGTACAACTTTAATATGGTTTATTTTCTGATGTCCAAAATGCATCATTTAGCTCCAAAGTGTTGCACAAATTCAGGAAGCTTATAGACTTTTCCTAATCCCACACTGGTGTCCATGCTGATGAAGTCATCCAGGTTCATTTTGGACTCTACAAAATCAGATTCATGAGCTGTTAGAAGAGAAAGCAGATAAAATGCAAAGCAAGCAAAGGGGTAGAGAATTTACCTGTTGTTTCTATGCAAGGATAAGGTGGTGGGGGCATACGCCATGTCCCGTTAGAATGCTTCATGTGAGATCTATCTGAAGCGAACTTCTTTAAGTAGGTGACAGCTGGTATGACTCGCATCTTCctaaaaacagaacagagccAAATGCACAGCTGTCTGCTAACTGGACATTTTAATCAAagttataaaagaaaaacaaaacattctatAACTTTAACTTACCTTCGAAATTGTGGTTTTATTGAGTTATCAGATCGAAATGCTTCCCTTAAGTACATGTCTGAAGGACACGGGAAGGGGAGGGTGGTGTCCAGGTCATACACAAAACTCTGTGCTTGTGGGTTCACGTGCAGTAATATGACATGATAATCCTAAAACACACCACATATTATAATACATGGAATATTAATCTTTGgataatatgaaactttttgtactatgtttctaatgttctgtgaagctgctttgagacaatatccattgttaagtTAACCCTTATACCCATATCACTGGTTCACTCCCTCTGCTGGATTTCTGCTTCCAAATAGGGATCTGCATTACACAGGACACAACCGTGATGAAAACCATGAGCACAATACACCGATCTCTGCTTTCTCATCATCTTTTTACCCACCGTTTTATTTTCATTCGATATGAAGACTACATGCACTTGGTCCAATGGACACACCTCCTGAGCCTTGATATATTCACACAATTTCCACACATTCTCTTCACTGCAGAAgacaattcattttaaatggacATAACAGATGCAAACATATCTTTCTTAAAGTATCATGTGGGTCTGGGAACTGTGACAAATACAACACTtgtccattttatttgtatgatattaGAATCTTCAATAATCAGGATTTATCATCTacaatttacaaatgattgtatTTATGATATACTGAAAAACCGACTTTCTTGATTAAACAATAtgcaaatgttataaatgttttttaaagagTGCTTATCGTAGTGAAACTCGTTTTTAATCCTAATAATTGGTTTCAGTGAGTAAACCCAAATGTAGGTTTTGATGAAGCCTCGTTTACAAAAGaaatacacaagacaacaaTCCACTGGTAAAGACTGACTGTGATTTACCACCACCTCATATTCTACAGGTGCTATACAGAGCATGCGTGATAATGAACACAATTATAAGACGTTATAAGACGTTATAAGACATTTTAACACACCAGGAACAAAAATtataatacattacattattttacattgcGTCACCACACACGCGAACACAATTCATAATTATTCTTCTAAACTAAacgaatgaaatgaatgaaacaaatgaaaataaatgaataaacgcTATCGAGGCTGCGGTGTGTAAACATCCGGTCCTACCAGTAACAGCTCGTGTACACACAGTCCGGTTTTGGCAGAGTGATAGCTGTGTATTCTGAAGAAATGCATTCTTCATACATGTCTGTGTATCGGTAAATTCAATTCGATTAAATTAAAATCGAATTATTTCGCCCAAAACATTTATCGTGTCATACTTTTAAAGCGAATATATTAATCTGTCTGCGCTCTTCGTTAGTTAGTGTTCCTTTTTTTAAGTCCGTAAGGAAACAGGATGATATTATAGTACCGAGCTCTAATTGCTGCCACATTCCAAGTTTAATCTGCGTGCTAACTGAACAATGTAATGATCACCTTAAAAAAGGTGACAACAGCAGCATCTTACTAAATGGTCGCATAGCAACACATACAACATGCAAATTTATTTTCAACCAACAAGGATTTACCCTGCATGAGATAAGACAGTAGTATTAGTGAATACTGTGCCTCTGGTGAACATTTGTAACCTTGTCTATCAGATTTcttacaacttttttttaagattttacagGACCACAGAATActaacatcattcattcatcggTTAGCTGCgtattttacaaataattacACTATTCTTACTACCCACTGTTCTTATCCCCCCAAACCCCTGAACAGCTTTTGCATGCTTTAACATATTTATACGTGACACTGTCTGGTATCACAATCGTTataattgtcatttatttagATTCTGAGAAATATTACTAAAATGTACCTTTCTTTGATACCTGGTTGgtagattacatttttattcagttttccTTCCTTTAGTGTATGTTTTACCTGGAAAGATGCATAATGTGTAACTTTATCCTGTTAATCTAGAGTCGTCTTTAAGATCTGATTTTGTACCTAAAAATCAAACCAAAGAGCCttttttttgctcagtttttagttttttttttccattttatttcaaactAGCAAAGCaccaatattatattaattaaatgaacTTACTTTGTAAATTCACGTTACAGGTTACAGGTTTGGATGTTTTTGGAGCCGCCCACACATTAACACCTCGTTAGACTTAGTAATAGCTGCAGTTAAGGTGGAATGCAG contains the following coding sequences:
- the psma2b gene encoding proteasome_alpha_type_2 domain-containing protein, yielding MAERGYSFSLTTFSPSGKLVQIEYALAAVAAGAPSVGIKASNGVVLATEKKQKSILYDEQSVHKVEPITKNIGMVYSGMGPDYRVLVRRARKLAQQYFLVYQEPIPTGQLVQRVASVMQEYTQSGGVRPFGVSLLIAGWDEDRPYLFQSDPSGAYFAWKATAMGKNYVNGKTFLEKRYNEDLELEDAIHTAILTLKESFEGQMTEDNIEVGICNEAGFRRLSPAEVKDYLAAIA
- the ntaq1 gene encoding protein N-terminal glutamine amidohydrolase — encoded protein: MYEECISSEYTAITLPKPDCVYTSCYCEENVWKLCEYIKAQEVCPLDQVHVVFISNENKTIPIWKQKSSRGSEPVIWDYHVILLHVNPQAQSFVYDLDTTLPFPCPSDMYLREAFRSDNSIKPQFRRKMRVIPAVTYLKKFASDRSHMKHSNGTWRMPPPPYPCIETTESKMNLDDFISMDTSVGLGKVYKLPEFVQHFGAK